The genomic region GCGGTGTTCTTTGTGGCGATGGGGGCACCGGCGGGGCTGTTCTTCCCGGGTTTCTACGTCACCGCCAGTGGCAAGATGGGCGAGGATCTGCGGGTGCCGCCAACGATCATTGCCGCGGGTCTGGTGGGCGGGATCGGCGCGCCGTTGATCGTGGCCCCGCTGATGGCAGGCATGGGCGAGCGCGGGTTCTTCTGGCTGGTGGCAGGGGTAACCGTCACGCTGACGGTGGCGGCGGTCCTGTCCCTGCGGCGGATGCGCGTGTGATGCGCGCGCCGGAGTTTTCGAAAACTCCGGACCGGAGCCTTTGAAGGCTCCGTCACGATTTCTTTAAAGAAATCGGTGACTTGGCCTAGCGGCCTGCCTGCCATTCCGCCACGCTTTCCAGCGGGTAGATCAGCATGAGCACGTTCAACGCCAGCCCATCGCGGATGACCCAGATCGTCACCCCTTCGGCCAGCAGGATCAGCGCGACCGTGGCCCAGACCGGCAGGCGCGAGGCCAGCCAGAAGCCCAGCACCATCGCCAGAATATCCGCCACCACGTTCAGAACCGAATCGCCGTAGTAATCCAGCGAGATCGTCACCGCGCGGTAGCGTTCGATGATCGCGTCGGAATTCTCCACGATCTCCC from Tabrizicola piscis harbors:
- a CDS encoding DUF2585 domain-containing protein: MIRRLAPALVVVGIILLTAAYLLWIGREPICKCGTIKLWHGQVVSSENSQHISDWYTPSHVIHGFLFFGALWLVARRLSFGWRLAIATAVEAAWEIVENSDAIIERYRAVTISLDYYGDSVLNVVADILAMVLGFWLASRLPVWATVALILLAEGVTIWVIRDGLALNVLMLIYPLESVAEWQAGR